The Lacipirellula parvula genome window below encodes:
- a CDS encoding DUF1003 domain-containing protein, whose amino-acid sequence MTHSSLKKCAVCGLMKPSSQMMPGDLVRSPIALLIEVDHPQWSADQFICLEDLNTYRALHIEKTLIAERGELSSLEREVVDSLREHELLSENVDDEFIGQRTLGERLADRLAAFGGSWSFLILFAGGMAAWIGVNAILLRTAAFDAYPFILLNLVLSFIAAIQAPVIMMSQNRLEARDRMRAEHDYRINLKAELEIRHLHVKLDELMSHQWERMMEIQQMEVELMTELCRGKNR is encoded by the coding sequence ATGACTCACTCTTCGCTTAAGAAATGCGCCGTGTGCGGCCTGATGAAACCGTCTTCCCAGATGATGCCTGGAGACCTCGTGAGATCGCCCATTGCGTTGCTCATTGAGGTCGACCATCCGCAATGGAGTGCCGATCAGTTCATCTGCCTGGAAGATTTGAATACTTACCGAGCGCTGCATATTGAAAAAACGCTGATCGCGGAACGGGGCGAGTTGTCATCGTTGGAACGGGAGGTGGTCGACAGCCTGCGCGAACATGAGTTGCTATCGGAGAATGTAGATGACGAATTTATCGGACAGAGAACCCTTGGTGAGAGGCTTGCGGATCGGCTCGCTGCCTTCGGAGGTAGTTGGTCATTTCTGATTCTGTTCGCAGGAGGCATGGCTGCGTGGATTGGCGTCAATGCAATTCTGCTTCGCACGGCAGCATTCGACGCTTACCCATTCATCTTGCTTAACCTTGTTTTGTCCTTCATCGCCGCTATCCAAGCACCAGTGATCATGATGAGCCAGAACCGATTGGAGGCGAGAGATCGGATGCGTGCTGAACACGACTACCGCATCAATCTCAAAGCAGAGCTGGAAATTCGACACCTTCACGTGAAGCTTGATGAACTAATGTCTCATCAATGGGAGCGTATGATGGAGATTCAGCAGATGGAGGTCGAATTAATGACGGAACTCTGCAGAGGAAAGAATCGATAA
- a CDS encoding acetate/propionate family kinase: MSELFSPPPVQRLILAVNAGSSSLKIAVFEANSPPVRLASAKIERIGASDAKITLAIGGEASRSEAVVASSHDDALAAIMSSLRGKINDTSIAGVGHRLVHGGPNHSASEVITPKLLDDIRQLELYDPEHLPSELQVIESLKRRLSNIPHVACFDTAFHHDLPAVARRLPLPRRFDAFGVRRYGFHGLSYAYLMDHLARLDYEESRGRIVLAHLGNGASLAAVRDGKPIDTSMAFTPAAGIPMSTRSGDIDPGLIEYLLRSASITVQEFNRIIHLESGLLGVSETSGDMELLLEHESEDARAGEAVAIFCYHVRKYIGAYAAAMGGLDTLVFTGGIGERAAKVRLQICAELRFLGIELDPMANSDNSKLISNGAFPVKVRVITTDEEQMIAKDVINMIGERH, encoded by the coding sequence TTGTCCGAACTATTCAGCCCACCCCCGGTGCAGCGTCTGATCCTTGCCGTCAACGCTGGCTCGTCGAGTCTCAAGATCGCCGTCTTCGAAGCAAATTCGCCTCCAGTTCGCCTTGCCTCGGCCAAGATCGAGCGCATCGGCGCGTCCGACGCCAAGATTACCCTTGCGATCGGCGGCGAGGCGTCACGCTCCGAAGCAGTGGTCGCAAGCTCTCACGACGACGCACTTGCTGCGATCATGTCTAGCCTACGGGGCAAGATTAACGATACCTCGATCGCAGGCGTTGGTCACCGTCTCGTTCATGGCGGGCCTAACCATTCGGCTTCGGAGGTGATAACGCCGAAATTGCTGGACGATATCCGCCAGCTTGAACTCTACGACCCAGAGCATTTGCCATCCGAGTTGCAGGTGATCGAATCGCTGAAACGACGGCTGTCAAATATCCCTCATGTCGCTTGTTTCGACACGGCCTTCCATCACGATCTTCCGGCGGTTGCGCGGCGACTGCCGCTACCGCGACGATTTGACGCATTCGGCGTGCGTCGCTACGGATTTCATGGGCTTTCCTACGCCTACCTGATGGACCATCTAGCCCGATTGGATTACGAGGAATCACGGGGGCGAATCGTCCTTGCGCATTTGGGCAACGGCGCAAGCTTGGCGGCGGTGCGAGACGGCAAACCCATTGACACCAGCATGGCATTCACGCCTGCCGCCGGCATTCCCATGAGCACTCGATCGGGTGACATTGATCCTGGGTTGATTGAATATCTCTTGCGGTCCGCGAGCATCACGGTTCAAGAGTTTAATCGTATTATCCACTTAGAGTCAGGACTTCTCGGCGTCTCCGAGACCTCTGGCGACATGGAGCTGCTTCTGGAACACGAATCTGAGGATGCGAGGGCAGGGGAGGCAGTGGCAATATTTTGCTATCATGTCCGCAAGTATATTGGCGCTTATGCAGCCGCCATGGGAGGACTTGACACGCTCGTCTTCACAGGCGGAATCGGCGAGCGTGCGGCGAAAGTTCGATTGCAAATTTGCGCGGAACTTCGGTTCTTAGGAATTGAATTGGATCCGATGGCAAATAGCGACAATAGCAAATTGATATCGAATGGCGCGTTTCCCGTGAAGGTGCGAGTCATTACAACAGACGAGGAGCAGATGATTGCAAAGGATGTTATCAACATGATTGGTGAACGACATTGA
- a CDS encoding NAD(P)/FAD-dependent oxidoreductase, with protein sequence MNARAHWNVVVIGAGPAGSVAAYQLARAGLQVALIERSDGPRYKVCGGCLNQRGLSVLEQCGLGDVVRDQFTAPLRQIVFHRDARQIAINGQVGAIVNRATFDAALAAAAVQAGAQLFGGVKAIVEPLDASTATHESATRAISLQRIDGSHYRILTDFVVVADGLGRPSLQRLAEFDAVTARNSRLGIGVTPSAALASAGYEPATLSMALADDGYLGVARLADGRLCIGAAIDAAVARRGALDRWISGTIARCELPAINGLTSASIRGTRPLTQRPARTASHRIVLIGDAAGYTEPITGEGMAWGLAAAVAVTPFALKACREWRSELAAAWGRTLRRDVYGGQYVNRLLAATLRRPHYARRVFAAAAALPSLTAPIVRHLNRPQAVARIEA encoded by the coding sequence ATGAACGCCCGCGCGCATTGGAATGTCGTCGTCATTGGCGCCGGGCCGGCTGGCTCGGTCGCGGCCTATCAGTTGGCTCGCGCGGGGCTGCAGGTCGCGCTCATTGAGCGCAGCGACGGACCTCGGTACAAAGTCTGCGGCGGCTGCCTAAACCAGCGAGGCCTCTCGGTCCTTGAGCAGTGCGGACTCGGCGACGTTGTGCGGGACCAGTTCACGGCGCCACTGCGGCAGATCGTGTTCCATCGCGACGCCCGGCAAATCGCCATCAATGGGCAAGTCGGCGCTATCGTCAATCGCGCAACTTTCGACGCTGCGCTCGCTGCTGCTGCGGTGCAGGCGGGTGCCCAATTATTCGGCGGCGTCAAAGCGATCGTCGAGCCGCTCGACGCTTCGACCGCTACACATGAGTCGGCGACGCGGGCAATATCTCTCCAACGCATCGATGGAAGTCACTACCGTATCCTCACGGATTTCGTCGTCGTCGCCGATGGACTCGGCCGTCCTTCGCTGCAACGACTCGCGGAGTTCGACGCGGTCACCGCTCGCAACTCACGACTCGGCATCGGCGTCACTCCGAGTGCTGCGTTGGCGAGTGCGGGTTACGAACCGGCAACGCTCAGCATGGCGCTTGCCGATGACGGCTATCTCGGGGTCGCCCGACTCGCCGACGGTCGGCTGTGCATCGGCGCCGCCATTGACGCGGCCGTCGCCCGTCGCGGCGCCCTCGACCGTTGGATCAGCGGTACGATCGCGCGCTGCGAACTGCCCGCGATCAATGGACTCACAAGTGCATCGATCCGCGGCACGCGTCCTCTCACGCAACGCCCCGCCCGCACCGCTAGCCATCGCATCGTCCTGATCGGCGACGCCGCCGGCTACACCGAACCAATCACCGGCGAAGGCATGGCGTGGGGGCTCGCTGCAGCCGTTGCCGTGACGCCCTTCGCGCTGAAGGCCTGCCGCGAATGGCGTTCCGAATTGGCCGCCGCCTGGGGACGTACGCTCCGCCGCGACGTTTACGGCGGCCAGTATGTCAACCGCCTCTTGGCCGCCACCCTCCGCCGACCGCACTACGCGCGCCGCGTCTTCGCCGCCGCGGCGGCCCTGCCGAGTTTAACCGCCCCGATTGTTCGCCACCTGAATCGACCACAAGCCGTTGCAAGGATCGAAGCATGA
- a CDS encoding FAD-dependent oxidoreductase, whose translation MPSSAQSAVEQIAQVAKTLQQQRRLSAAHEFAQRGYAVSIYESNCDAGGFFRSARMPLDNGMPSEYSWHGFGPWYHNTFDVMSQIPFDESGSVYDKGLTRPIDFGLAPDEGQAQFNDGWAIIPVSKMFRMSGLDSLRWSWLLLKTWAANHRTCQGYSRLNAAEQRKPLLSDLGWKNWRACFGPWVGSDWTNVSLHHVGQFFRKQLISKPSHQHGADEEGPAWQHSAGSGWLLLRGPSSEVWINRWVKHLQECGVAFHWQAPLLKFEFDGRDVTAAHLKSGDSVQADYYVLATNPFAATDILDRTPHLADLDQLRLFRPLTQDGPHTQVSFRIAFSERVNWLRKRAAIIIADSEFNLTLCADEQVWSPDVTLGEGVESLWTGTACVSKVAGRLYGITVDECSREQFIAEVLAQLSSCNGLDKLITEANQGRGFSSFQIMRVEVWHEWLFTSKGLQAEQPKWVTTTNTQPYQPTQATPVANLILAGAHTKTEADVWSIEGAVESGRRAAQVVEPSVKVIPQYKPAWLRTISALDDICYSVGAAHVLDLFAVGLLGVIAFAPIAILYVWLS comes from the coding sequence GTGCCATCTTCCGCGCAGTCGGCCGTTGAGCAAATTGCTCAAGTGGCTAAGACTCTGCAGCAGCAGCGTAGACTCAGCGCGGCGCATGAGTTTGCGCAGCGTGGATATGCAGTGTCAATTTATGAATCGAACTGCGACGCCGGAGGGTTCTTTCGAAGCGCCCGAATGCCACTCGATAACGGGATGCCATCGGAATACTCTTGGCACGGCTTTGGGCCTTGGTATCACAACACCTTTGACGTCATGTCGCAGATACCGTTTGACGAGTCGGGCAGCGTTTACGATAAGGGCTTGACTCGGCCGATCGACTTTGGCTTAGCCCCCGACGAGGGACAAGCACAGTTTAACGATGGCTGGGCAATAATACCGGTCTCGAAAATGTTCCGAATGTCAGGATTGGATAGCTTGAGATGGAGTTGGTTGCTGCTTAAGACATGGGCTGCGAATCATCGCACCTGTCAGGGTTACTCGCGGTTGAATGCTGCGGAACAACGGAAGCCGCTCCTTAGTGATTTGGGATGGAAGAATTGGAGGGCTTGTTTTGGACCCTGGGTCGGGTCTGATTGGACGAATGTTTCACTACACCACGTGGGGCAGTTTTTCCGCAAACAACTAATCTCCAAGCCCTCACATCAGCATGGCGCCGACGAGGAGGGGCCGGCTTGGCAGCATAGCGCCGGCAGCGGCTGGCTGTTGCTCCGCGGTCCGAGCAGCGAGGTGTGGATCAATCGGTGGGTGAAGCATCTCCAGGAATGTGGCGTCGCTTTCCATTGGCAAGCGCCGTTATTGAAGTTTGAGTTCGATGGACGAGACGTTACCGCTGCTCATCTGAAATCTGGGGATTCGGTACAGGCGGATTACTATGTTCTGGCAACGAACCCATTCGCTGCAACGGACATCCTGGACCGAACACCGCATCTAGCTGACTTAGATCAATTACGCCTCTTCCGGCCGTTGACGCAGGACGGTCCGCACACGCAAGTTTCCTTCAGAATTGCGTTCTCTGAACGAGTCAATTGGCTCCGCAAGCGCGCCGCGATCATCATCGCAGATTCCGAATTCAATTTGACATTGTGTGCCGACGAGCAAGTGTGGTCTCCCGACGTGACGCTTGGCGAGGGAGTTGAGTCCCTATGGACTGGTACGGCGTGCGTCAGCAAAGTTGCGGGCCGCCTCTACGGGATCACAGTTGATGAATGCTCACGAGAGCAGTTCATAGCTGAGGTGCTCGCTCAGTTGTCTAGTTGCAACGGCCTGGATAAGTTGATCACGGAGGCGAATCAGGGCCGTGGCTTTAGCTCATTCCAGATCATGCGCGTCGAAGTTTGGCATGAATGGCTCTTCACCTCAAAAGGACTCCAAGCTGAGCAGCCGAAATGGGTCACCACGACAAACACGCAGCCGTATCAACCGACTCAAGCGACGCCGGTCGCCAATCTTATCCTCGCCGGAGCCCACACCAAAACGGAAGCCGATGTGTGGAGCATAGAAGGCGCCGTGGAAAGTGGTCGACGCGCAGCACAAGTAGTCGAGCCTAGCGTTAAGGTAATACCCCAGTACAAGCCGGCATGGCTACGGACAATCAGCGCTCTAGATGACATATGTTACTCTGTTGGCGCAGCTCATGTCCTGGATCTATTTGCGGTTGGGCTTCTTGGCGTAATCGCATTTGCGCCTATCGCCATTTTATATGTATGGCTGTCTTAA
- a CDS encoding YceI family protein: MCLSVIAAAPAGAADAPTKTLAPGDVHVANSRVYIRVEKTGLGHVHGVVGMLSSGHVTLEADQDAGQLVFDATSFLADVAYARKYLGVAGETDVDTQREVTANMLGAEVLDVKKFPTATFDIVSTRKATQAGRQGLPVYEFVGEFTLHGVKRPLQFLAEVENRGEFLRIRGQFSLRQSEYGIKPLRKALGAIGVADDLTVHGDIIVVSAVK, from the coding sequence ATGTGTCTCAGTGTCATCGCAGCAGCACCCGCTGGCGCCGCCGACGCGCCGACCAAAACGCTGGCCCCAGGTGATGTTCATGTCGCAAACTCTCGCGTCTACATCCGCGTCGAGAAGACAGGCCTAGGACATGTCCACGGCGTCGTCGGCATGCTCAGTTCGGGGCACGTCACGCTGGAGGCTGATCAAGACGCGGGCCAACTAGTGTTCGACGCGACCAGCTTTCTCGCGGACGTGGCGTACGCGCGTAAGTACCTCGGCGTCGCGGGAGAGACTGACGTCGATACGCAGCGCGAAGTGACCGCCAACATGCTTGGCGCCGAGGTCCTCGACGTGAAGAAGTTTCCCACCGCCACGTTCGACATCGTCTCGACGCGTAAAGCCACACAAGCAGGTCGCCAAGGATTGCCGGTCTACGAGTTCGTCGGCGAGTTCACCCTACATGGCGTCAAGAGGCCACTGCAATTTCTAGCCGAAGTCGAGAACCGCGGCGAGTTCCTCCGGATCCGGGGACAGTTCTCGCTGCGGCAATCGGAATATGGCATCAAGCCGCTTCGAAAAGCGCTCGGCGCCATCGGCGTGGCCGACGACTTGACGGTCCACGGCGACATCATTGTCGTCAGCGCGGTGAAATAG
- a CDS encoding type III polyketide synthase, giving the protein MPVRTNLLRNAARRAKRTPANPVIRGIGVAVPENSILQHEAADVAADLIASEERSKRAIATLYRRSGVASRHCVIIEPAIEGQPMTQNFFERRTSPTDGGPSTGQRMALYEQSATRLAVAASRDAIAESGLAAEQITHIVSATCTGFSAPGFDLGLIDQLSLSRGVQRTQVGFMGCHAGLNALRVGQAYCKADLQANVLVCATEICSLHFQYSEQPQTIVSNALFADGAAAVVLSPGCAERLACGDGDAWRLADHASFVVPNSADLMSWRIGDHGFEMTLSPRLPDLIAESLAPWVDGWLAKHRLARTDIGSWAIHPGGRRILAAAAESLELTPEQIAPSEQILRDFGNMSSPTVLFILRELQRRQAKLPAVMLAFGPGITIEAALVQ; this is encoded by the coding sequence ATGCCCGTTCGCACCAACCTCTTGCGCAATGCGGCGCGTCGCGCCAAACGGACGCCTGCAAACCCCGTCATCCGCGGCATCGGCGTCGCCGTGCCGGAGAACTCCATCCTGCAACACGAAGCCGCCGACGTCGCCGCAGACCTCATCGCCTCCGAAGAGCGTAGCAAGCGGGCCATCGCTACGCTGTATCGACGCTCGGGCGTCGCGTCGCGGCATTGCGTCATCATCGAGCCCGCTATCGAGGGCCAACCGATGACGCAAAACTTTTTCGAGCGCCGCACCTCCCCCACCGATGGCGGACCTTCCACCGGCCAGCGTATGGCGCTCTACGAGCAATCGGCGACAAGGCTCGCCGTCGCCGCGTCGCGCGACGCAATCGCCGAGTCCGGCCTTGCCGCCGAACAGATCACGCATATTGTGTCGGCCACCTGCACCGGCTTCTCGGCGCCCGGGTTCGACCTGGGCCTGATTGACCAACTCTCCCTCTCGCGCGGGGTGCAGCGGACGCAAGTCGGCTTCATGGGCTGTCACGCCGGGCTCAACGCCTTGCGCGTCGGTCAGGCCTACTGTAAGGCCGATCTCCAGGCCAATGTCCTCGTCTGCGCGACGGAGATCTGCAGCCTTCACTTTCAGTACAGCGAGCAACCACAGACGATCGTTTCTAACGCGCTCTTCGCCGATGGCGCCGCAGCCGTGGTGTTGTCGCCCGGCTGCGCCGAGCGCTTGGCCTGCGGCGATGGCGACGCTTGGCGACTTGCAGATCATGCTTCTTTCGTCGTGCCGAACTCCGCCGACCTGATGAGCTGGCGCATCGGCGATCATGGCTTCGAGATGACGCTTTCGCCGCGCTTGCCCGACCTAATCGCCGAATCCTTGGCCCCGTGGGTTGACGGGTGGCTCGCCAAGCATCGTCTCGCCCGCACTGATATCGGCTCATGGGCCATCCACCCCGGCGGCCGCCGCATCCTCGCGGCCGCCGCCGAGTCGCTGGAATTGACGCCCGAACAGATAGCGCCGTCCGAGCAAATCTTGCGAGACTTTGGCAACATGTCATCCCCGACTGTGCTGTTCATTCTGCGCGAACTGCAACGCCGCCAAGCCAAACTGCCGGCCGTAATGCTGGCGTTTGGGCCCGGCATCACGATCGAAGCGGCGCTCGTTCAGTAA
- a CDS encoding DUF4142 domain-containing protein, which produces MKVTIITVLGCLLCLAGAFRVAGAAEEAGHEGLTHEIAACMLLSYQEEIALAQFAEQHAEHADVKEFAKALVAAHTNAVASIKKAAPEVADLQLTSGKGITSDSKSQHHQALAMLQQVKSECLALTEKELGEYKGNEFDQAFIGQQVGAHIGMLAQLRGSKDFASPELQKVISEGEKTTEAHMAAAKKIMSQLKTNASTTARVGQRPAAGTR; this is translated from the coding sequence ATGAAAGTCACCATTATCACAGTGTTAGGATGCTTGCTGTGCCTTGCCGGCGCATTCAGGGTAGCGGGAGCTGCCGAAGAGGCAGGCCACGAAGGACTGACTCACGAGATTGCCGCTTGCATGCTGCTCAGCTATCAGGAAGAGATTGCCCTCGCACAGTTTGCGGAACAGCATGCGGAGCACGCTGATGTGAAGGAGTTCGCCAAGGCATTGGTCGCTGCCCACACGAATGCCGTCGCAAGCATTAAGAAGGCAGCCCCAGAAGTCGCCGATCTTCAGCTGACGTCCGGTAAAGGCATCACTTCGGATTCAAAATCGCAACACCATCAGGCGCTCGCGATGTTGCAGCAGGTCAAGAGCGAATGTCTGGCGCTCACCGAGAAGGAACTCGGCGAGTACAAGGGGAATGAATTCGACCAGGCCTTTATCGGCCAACAGGTCGGCGCTCATATTGGAATGCTCGCTCAGCTGCGGGGGAGCAAGGATTTCGCCTCTCCGGAACTCCAAAAGGTGATTTCCGAAGGCGAGAAGACAACGGAGGCCCACATGGCCGCAGCAAAGAAGATTATGAGTCAGCTCAAGACGAACGCATCAACCACGGCTCGCGTGGGACAGCGTCCGGCCGCAGGGACTCGCTAG
- a CDS encoding methyltransferase domain-containing protein, translated as MLCTATAATRGPVIGIRQRVPELMDEPGIDPEALDHALRGIARINAFSLTAGHLWRRLHRIALERRLTRLRILDVGCGNADVTLGIARRARCSGMNVELFGCDQTEVAVDAARELARRAGLQQVRFFQANVLADDLQGTYDAVISSLFLHHLDESDSIALLHRLRGVARHAIVMDDLCRSALGYWLARWGCQVLTRSPVVHFDGPASVRSALTAAEALALAHAAGLEGAIVKRRWPERFTLIWKNNVVSVPEFVQ; from the coding sequence ATGTTGTGCACCGCGACGGCCGCAACGCGCGGCCCTGTCATCGGCATTCGCCAACGCGTGCCGGAACTGATGGACGAACCGGGGATCGACCCCGAGGCTCTCGACCATGCGCTCCGCGGCATCGCGAGGATTAATGCGTTCAGCCTCACCGCGGGACACCTCTGGCGACGGCTGCACCGGATCGCTCTCGAGCGCCGGCTCACTCGACTCCGCATCCTCGACGTCGGCTGCGGCAACGCCGACGTCACCCTCGGCATCGCGCGACGCGCACGCTGCTCTGGTATGAACGTCGAACTCTTCGGCTGCGATCAAACCGAGGTCGCCGTCGACGCCGCACGCGAACTCGCTCGTCGCGCGGGGCTACAGCAAGTCCGGTTCTTCCAAGCCAACGTCCTCGCGGACGACCTGCAAGGCACGTACGACGCCGTCATTAGCTCGCTATTCCTGCATCATCTCGACGAGTCGGATTCGATTGCCTTGCTGCACCGCCTCCGCGGCGTCGCTCGGCATGCGATCGTGATGGACGACCTTTGCCGTTCGGCGCTGGGCTACTGGCTCGCGCGGTGGGGTTGCCAAGTACTGACCCGCTCGCCCGTGGTCCACTTCGATGGCCCCGCATCGGTGCGGAGCGCTCTAACAGCAGCCGAAGCGTTGGCACTGGCGCACGCCGCGGGACTCGAGGGAGCCATCGTCAAACGGCGTTGGCCTGAACGATTCACGCTGATCTGGAAAAACAACGTCGTTTCCGTCCCGGAGTTCGTGCAATGA
- a CDS encoding phosphoketolase, whose amino-acid sequence MTCDGLTNELLLKLDAYWRAANYLSVGQIYLRSNPLLREPLALEHIKARLLGHWGTTPGQNFIYVHLNRVIKQYDLNMIYISGPGHGGPALVANTYLEGSYTEFYPDVTQDEAGMAKLFKQFSFPGGIPSHVAPETPGSIHEGGELGYSLSHAFGAVFDNPELIVACVIGDGEAETGPLATAWHSNKFLNPASDGAVLPILHLNGFKIANPTILARMGHDQLAALMRGYGYEPFFVEGDDPATMHLLMASTLDTVVGRIKEIQRAARTDGCSGVPAWPMIVLRSPKGWTGPKVVDGLQIEGTCRSHQIPLTEGPEAPSHVALLEAWMRSYRPEELFDESGRLLAELAELAPRGERRMGANPHANGGILLKALRMPDFREYAVSFASPGSVDRSDTQVLGQFLRDVIKLNEAQRNFRIFSPDETASNRLSAVFEATSKQWLAPIEANDEHLAAEGRVIEMLSEHQCEGWLEGYLLTGRHGLLNSYEAFIHIVDSMFNQHAKWLKETRDIPWRRPIASLNYLLASHVWRQDHNGFTHQDPGFIDHVVNKKAEIVRVYLPPDANCLLSVMDHCLRSTHYVNVVVAGKHPAPQWLGIDAAVAHCSAGIGMWEWASNDQDGEPDVVMACAGDVPTLETLAAVQYLRQSLPELKIRVVNVVDLMKLQPSSEHPHGLSDYDFDTLFTKNKHVIFAFHGYPWLIHRLTYRRTNHANLHVRGYKEEGTITTPFDMAVLNDLDRFHLATDVIDRLPQLGSRAAHLEQALRDKLFEHRQYINEYGEDMPEIQNWKWELS is encoded by the coding sequence ATGACATGCGACGGTCTTACCAACGAGCTACTGCTCAAGTTGGACGCCTACTGGCGTGCCGCAAATTACCTTTCGGTGGGCCAAATCTATCTGCGCAGTAACCCGCTATTGCGTGAGCCGCTGGCGCTTGAGCATATCAAAGCGCGACTGCTTGGCCATTGGGGAACAACGCCAGGGCAGAACTTTATCTACGTTCATCTCAACCGGGTGATCAAGCAGTACGATCTGAACATGATCTACATCTCGGGGCCGGGACATGGCGGACCGGCGTTGGTGGCCAACACCTATCTGGAAGGATCGTACACCGAGTTTTATCCTGACGTGACCCAGGATGAGGCCGGCATGGCCAAGCTGTTCAAGCAGTTTTCATTTCCGGGCGGCATTCCAAGTCACGTGGCGCCCGAAACGCCCGGATCGATCCACGAAGGTGGCGAGTTGGGCTACTCGCTGAGCCATGCGTTTGGAGCCGTCTTCGACAACCCAGAGCTGATCGTGGCCTGCGTCATTGGCGATGGCGAGGCAGAGACCGGACCGCTGGCCACGGCCTGGCACTCCAACAAGTTCCTCAATCCCGCATCGGACGGGGCCGTCTTGCCGATCCTGCACCTCAACGGTTTCAAGATCGCGAATCCCACCATCTTGGCTCGAATGGGGCATGATCAGTTAGCAGCGTTAATGAGGGGATATGGCTACGAGCCATTTTTTGTCGAGGGAGATGATCCGGCGACAATGCATCTCCTCATGGCGTCGACTCTAGATACCGTAGTGGGCAGAATCAAAGAGATTCAGCGCGCCGCGCGAACTGACGGCTGCTCAGGCGTGCCGGCGTGGCCGATGATTGTGTTGCGCTCTCCCAAGGGTTGGACGGGCCCCAAGGTAGTCGACGGCCTCCAAATTGAAGGGACGTGTCGATCCCATCAAATCCCCCTCACCGAAGGTCCCGAGGCGCCCAGTCACGTTGCGCTCCTAGAAGCATGGATGAGGAGTTATCGCCCAGAAGAGTTGTTCGACGAGTCGGGGCGTCTCCTCGCCGAATTGGCCGAGTTGGCGCCTCGCGGTGAGCGGAGAATGGGAGCCAATCCTCATGCCAACGGCGGCATTCTCTTGAAGGCGCTGCGGATGCCAGACTTCCGAGAGTATGCCGTCAGCTTTGCTTCGCCCGGCTCCGTCGATCGGTCAGATACGCAGGTGCTTGGGCAGTTTCTACGGGATGTGATCAAGCTAAATGAGGCGCAACGCAATTTTCGCATCTTCTCCCCCGACGAAACCGCGTCGAACCGGCTTTCCGCCGTCTTCGAGGCCACATCAAAGCAGTGGCTTGCCCCCATCGAAGCGAATGACGAGCATCTGGCCGCCGAAGGTCGAGTGATCGAGATGCTCAGCGAGCATCAATGCGAGGGATGGCTAGAGGGTTATTTGTTGACTGGTCGGCACGGACTACTTAACTCATACGAGGCCTTCATTCACATCGTCGACTCGATGTTCAACCAGCATGCCAAATGGTTGAAGGAAACGCGCGATATTCCCTGGCGCCGACCAATCGCCTCCCTCAACTACCTACTGGCGTCGCATGTCTGGCGTCAGGATCACAATGGGTTTACGCATCAAGATCCTGGGTTCATCGATCACGTCGTCAACAAGAAGGCCGAGATAGTTCGCGTCTATTTGCCGCCGGATGCAAACTGCCTTCTCTCGGTGATGGACCATTGCTTGCGTAGCACGCACTACGTGAACGTCGTCGTCGCCGGCAAGCATCCGGCTCCGCAATGGCTTGGCATCGACGCCGCTGTCGCACATTGTTCCGCAGGAATCGGGATGTGGGAGTGGGCCAGCAACGACCAGGATGGTGAGCCTGACGTAGTGATGGCCTGCGCCGGGGACGTGCCGACGCTCGAAACGCTCGCGGCTGTCCAGTATCTACGACAATCATTGCCCGAACTCAAGATTCGCGTCGTCAATGTCGTCGACCTCATGAAGCTCCAACCTTCGAGCGAACATCCGCATGGTTTGAGCGATTATGACTTTGATACGCTCTTCACGAAAAACAAGCATGTGATCTTCGCATTCCACGGTTATCCGTGGCTGATCCACCGACTCACGTACCGTCGTACGAATCACGCTAATCTGCATGTTCGCGGCTATAAAGAAGAAGGGACGATCACGACTCCATTTGATATGGCAGTGCTGAACGATCTTGATCGCTTTCACTTAGCTACTGATGTCATCGATCGCCTGCCGCAACTTGGCTCGCGAGCAGCACACCTTGAGCAGGCTCTCCGAGATAAGTTGTTCGAACATCGGCAGTACATCAACGAATACGGCGAGGACATGCCGGAGATTCAGAACTGGAAGTGGGAGCTGAGTTGA